In the genome of Bacteroidales bacterium, one region contains:
- a CDS encoding phosphatase PAP2 family protein, translating into MRQISSKIIWLPLYLSVLFFIYKRFKLKKTILLLISFGFLIAFSDQISVQLFKNVFQRLRPCFNPEIQDLTHVLSLPGSRYGFVSSHAANSFAFAFLSLLIFRNKNYTIFILFWAFTVSYSRIYLGVHYPSDIIGGAVLGVFISALVYIIIKPRILIK; encoded by the coding sequence ATGAGGCAAATCAGTTCTAAAATAATTTGGCTTCCTCTGTATCTGTCAGTACTTTTTTTTATTTATAAACGGTTTAAACTTAAAAAAACAATTTTACTTTTAATTTCTTTCGGCTTTTTAATTGCATTCAGCGATCAAATTTCCGTTCAGCTTTTTAAAAATGTATTCCAACGCTTGCGTCCGTGCTTTAACCCTGAAATTCAAGATTTAACCCACGTCCTTTCATTGCCCGGAAGTCGCTACGGTTTTGTATCTTCACATGCTGCAAACTCATTTGCATTTGCATTTTTATCTTTACTTATTTTCAGAAACAAAAACTATACAATTTTTATTTTATTCTGGGCATTTACTGTATCCTACAGCAGAATATATTTGGGAGTTCATTACCCGTCGGATATTATAGGAGGTGCTGTGTTAGGAGTTTTTATCTCTGCTTTAGTTTATATAATTATTAAACCCCGGATTTTAATTAAGTAA
- a CDS encoding TonB-dependent receptor family protein, translated as MNVNKENKLKKTYKFYVLIIMFFLSFSSNVFAENNIGVSGQVKDEQSKKVIEFCNVRVFNMKDSLITGGVTDQKGFFIIPLLRGNYKLITEYMGYIPDTTEISVKTGTEFIGIIKLKRDANNIDEIIVEGSTKESLIDKDVYLVTSDLKTGAANTKDVLSKVSGVNYDRYNNSIKVDGDENIIILVNGLEKDQEYIKNLAPDRLKKIEVIRDPSGRYALEGYSAIINIILKENYKGTEFHFSDQLITDPDNKDSNYRIPINSFDANINYTYNKINIYSAVRYSFFNIGMLASNYKEYDNGLTIDKNSGSNLHNLLYKNTSDNLTIGADYYINPKHTVSYESNYKGYLLGEGISNETYNTLYLQDGNIIDNIEIETNNNSNNQSNYHSFFYIGKFNKKNSLNVDFTYSTYKDNYTNKYYENSVLGRTEQGTNNKTNTKFYAEFNHTLNDKSNIQVGYGNETKNLTNTLITNNIYFNEVPEGTNPDFNLTELRHKFFAYYSWNINKKLGIKLGGAAETSIPKVYGEKLTYFIYQPYADIKYKPFKILDIQLKYRSSSDYPSISEANPFTYVIDQETVSKGNPFLSPAVKHKLSIKLNILKGLASVEPYYHFSENYISQIGTLRNDGIFELTYQNAGRYEHKGIKANLTIPFGKSLFLQTNTDFYKSKIEFDNNIQKINDWRMNSQLIYVNKKYGSVSGLIFQNNLSKYITAQGYNMWNNDFWGLFVQQPFFKKKLNVMLLYMLPLELGMDYYQGSYTETANYSELKTQDMSLLKNVLLLRVSFRMNKGQSVRKTEKEVKEEKEKSTKKLF; from the coding sequence ATGAATGTCAATAAAGAAAATAAATTGAAAAAAACATATAAGTTTTATGTATTAATAATAATGTTTTTTTTGAGTTTCAGCAGTAATGTTTTTGCAGAAAACAATATAGGAGTTTCTGGTCAGGTAAAAGACGAACAAAGCAAAAAAGTTATAGAGTTTTGTAATGTTCGCGTATTTAATATGAAAGACAGCCTGATAACAGGAGGAGTAACTGACCAAAAAGGCTTCTTTATAATTCCCTTGTTAAGAGGAAATTATAAATTAATAACCGAATATATGGGATATATACCGGACACTACTGAAATTTCCGTAAAAACAGGAACAGAATTCATCGGCATTATTAAACTTAAAAGAGATGCAAACAATATAGATGAAATAATAGTAGAAGGCAGCACAAAGGAAAGTTTAATCGATAAAGATGTTTATCTGGTTACAAGTGATTTAAAAACAGGGGCAGCAAATACAAAAGATGTACTCTCAAAAGTTTCCGGTGTTAATTACGACAGATATAATAATTCAATAAAAGTTGACGGAGACGAAAATATCATAATTCTTGTAAACGGTTTGGAAAAAGATCAAGAATATATCAAAAATTTAGCTCCCGACAGGTTAAAAAAAATTGAAGTTATAAGAGACCCGAGCGGAAGATATGCTCTGGAAGGATATTCTGCAATTATAAACATTATATTAAAAGAAAATTATAAAGGAACCGAATTCCATTTTTCTGACCAACTGATTACCGACCCCGACAATAAAGATTCAAATTACCGTATTCCTATTAACAGCTTTGATGCAAATATAAATTACACATATAATAAAATTAATATTTATTCTGCCGTCAGATACAGCTTTTTTAATATTGGAATGTTGGCAAGTAATTATAAAGAATATGACAACGGATTAACAATTGATAAAAACTCAGGAAGTAATTTACATAATTTGTTATATAAAAACACAAGTGATAATCTAACCATAGGTGCTGATTATTATATAAACCCGAAACATACCGTAAGTTATGAAAGTAATTATAAAGGATATCTTTTAGGAGAAGGCATCTCAAACGAAACATATAATACTTTATATCTGCAAGACGGAAACATAATTGATAATATTGAAATTGAAACAAATAATAATTCAAACAATCAAAGCAATTACCATTCTTTCTTTTATATCGGAAAGTTTAATAAAAAAAACAGTTTGAATGTTGACTTTACATATTCAACATACAAGGATAACTATACAAATAAATATTATGAAAATTCTGTTTTAGGAAGAACCGAGCAAGGAACAAACAATAAAACAAATACAAAATTCTATGCCGAATTCAATCATACTTTAAATGATAAATCAAATATTCAAGTAGGTTACGGAAATGAAACTAAAAATCTTACAAATACACTCATTACAAACAATATTTATTTTAATGAAGTACCGGAAGGCACAAATCCTGATTTTAATTTAACCGAATTACGCCATAAATTTTTTGCATATTACTCGTGGAATATTAATAAAAAACTCGGAATTAAACTTGGCGGTGCTGCTGAAACAAGTATTCCGAAGGTTTACGGCGAAAAATTAACATACTTCATTTACCAACCTTATGCAGATATCAAGTACAAACCTTTTAAGATTTTAGATATACAACTAAAATACAGATCATCAAGTGATTATCCGAGTATAAGTGAAGCAAATCCATTTACTTATGTAATCGACCAAGAAACCGTATCAAAAGGAAATCCTTTTTTAAGTCCGGCAGTAAAACATAAACTTTCAATTAAACTTAATATCTTGAAAGGTTTAGCATCAGTTGAACCTTATTATCATTTTTCCGAAAATTACATCAGCCAAATAGGAACATTAAGAAACGACGGAATATTTGAACTTACATATCAAAATGCCGGAAGATATGAGCATAAAGGAATAAAAGCAAATCTTACGATACCTTTCGGAAAAAGTTTATTTCTTCAAACAAATACAGATTTTTATAAAAGCAAAATTGAATTTGACAATAATATTCAAAAAATAAACGACTGGCGAATGAACAGCCAGTTAATATATGTAAATAAAAAATACGGAAGTGTCAGCGGGTTAATATTTCAAAATAACTTATCAAAATACATTACCGCACAAGGCTATAATATGTGGAATAATGATTTCTGGGGATTATTTGTTCAGCAACCTTTCTTTAAAAAGAAGTTAAATGTTATGCTTCTTTATATGTTGCCGCTTGAACTCGGAATGGATTATTACCAAGGTTCATATACCGAAACAGCCAATTACTCTGAATTAAAAACACAAGACATGAGCCTTCTTAAAAACGTACTACTTCTAAGGGTCAGTTTCAGAATGAATAAAGGACAGTCTGTTCGAAAAACAGAGAAGGAAGTTAAAGAAGAAAAAGAAAAATCAACTAAAAAATTGTTTTAA
- a CDS encoding YfiR/HmsC family protein, which produces MRNFKKYFTIIMLVMIGVISSQKLYSQTEDEKRAMWIFNIAPGITWENEANISKFTIGVFSSQKAFDELEKLAAMRTIKGKPVEIIKYTNYADVEPNHILYVTKNENAYLAFVYQKLNGKNVLIISDRSKQPEYSVINLNKADASKPFDINTRLAGKQNLKFSTTILRLGGSREDIRIMQIQTNKRLIAEQKMLEQKKLEIEEKEKLLKEQEDKIKSQRDSIAGKEYLLSAKENEVKEQNLKLDSMSSEVMMRKEELLKNLAILEIQTENINKQKEFVKKLNEEIELKSKDLKEQEERLRKNKEVLGESQATVASQKTYLFIFAGIGIVVIFMLILIVVSYINKQKVNRQLSEQYVAINSQKDEIQNQAKQLESVNSELEKLSLVASETDNAVSILDVNGNFEWVNAGFTRMYGYTLQLLRNELDENIISASGNPDVKRVIEEILETKQTGYYQNLNKTRRGEDIWAQTTITPILDDNNEVVKLITIDTDITVAKKAEIEIIKQKEFIEIQNEAITSSINYAKNIQQAILPLGDDLEKYFDSFVIFKPRDIVSGDFYWYAHLPATDDFSEKIFVAAVDCTGHGVPGAFMSMIGSRLLSEIVLEQKIVSPKDILERLDEKVKLALRQETTDNNDGMDMTLCMIEKEDNTFHITYSGAKCDLYYYSKKDDDITILSSARRSIGGTIQKRGNIEFDNKDFFVYNDDSIWLSTDGIIDQNNAERKRFGTPRYIETLKEAKDLSLAEQKNLIEKRLAEYQGEEEQRDDITIWGIKFSDLKWS; this is translated from the coding sequence ATGAGAAATTTTAAAAAATATTTTACAATTATAATGTTAGTTATGATTGGTGTAATATCTTCTCAAAAGTTATATTCGCAAACCGAGGATGAAAAAAGAGCAATGTGGATTTTTAATATTGCCCCTGGCATAACTTGGGAGAACGAAGCTAATATTTCAAAATTTACAATAGGTGTATTCTCTTCTCAAAAAGCATTTGACGAATTGGAGAAATTAGCGGCAATGAGAACAATAAAAGGAAAACCCGTTGAAATAATTAAATATACAAATTATGCAGATGTTGAACCCAACCATATTTTATACGTCACAAAAAATGAGAATGCATATTTAGCATTTGTTTATCAAAAATTAAACGGTAAGAATGTTTTAATAATCTCGGACAGGTCTAAACAACCTGAATACAGCGTAATTAACCTGAATAAGGCCGATGCATCAAAACCTTTTGATATTAATACACGACTTGCCGGCAAACAGAATCTTAAATTTTCTACTACAATATTAAGGTTAGGAGGAAGTCGTGAAGACATCAGAATAATGCAAATTCAAACAAATAAAAGGCTTATTGCGGAACAAAAGATGTTGGAACAGAAAAAACTGGAAATAGAAGAAAAAGAAAAGCTTTTGAAAGAGCAAGAAGATAAAATTAAGAGCCAAAGAGACAGTATTGCCGGTAAAGAATATTTATTATCTGCAAAAGAGAATGAAGTAAAAGAGCAAAACTTAAAACTGGATTCTATGAGTTCTGAGGTTATGATGCGAAAAGAAGAGTTGTTAAAAAACCTTGCAATTCTTGAAATACAAACCGAAAACATTAATAAACAAAAAGAATTTGTTAAGAAACTTAATGAAGAGATTGAGTTAAAAAGTAAAGACCTTAAAGAACAAGAGGAAAGGTTAAGAAAGAATAAAGAAGTTTTGGGAGAATCACAAGCAACAGTTGCATCGCAAAAAACATATTTATTTATTTTTGCAGGAATCGGGATTGTTGTTATTTTCATGTTAATATTAATTGTTGTAAGTTATATAAATAAACAAAAGGTTAACAGACAACTTAGCGAACAATATGTTGCAATTAACAGCCAAAAAGATGAGATTCAAAATCAGGCGAAACAATTGGAAAGTGTAAACTCTGAACTTGAAAAGTTATCGCTGGTAGCCTCTGAAACTGACAATGCAGTATCTATTCTTGATGTAAACGGAAACTTTGAATGGGTAAATGCCGGGTTTACTCGAATGTACGGCTACACTTTGCAACTGCTGAGAAATGAATTAGATGAAAATATAATTAGTGCAAGCGGTAATCCGGATGTTAAAAGAGTAATTGAAGAAATACTTGAAACAAAGCAAACAGGTTATTATCAAAACCTTAATAAAACAAGAAGAGGGGAAGATATTTGGGCACAAACTACAATAACCCCGATATTAGATGACAACAATGAAGTTGTTAAATTAATTACGATAGATACAGATATTACCGTTGCAAAGAAAGCAGAGATTGAAATCATAAAACAAAAAGAATTTATTGAAATACAAAATGAAGCAATTACATCCAGTATCAACTATGCAAAAAATATCCAACAAGCAATTCTTCCTTTAGGAGATGATCTTGAAAAATATTTTGATTCGTTTGTTATTTTTAAGCCGAGAGATATTGTTTCCGGTGATTTTTATTGGTATGCACATTTACCCGCAACAGATGATTTTTCAGAAAAGATTTTTGTTGCAGCAGTTGATTGCACCGGACACGGAGTTCCCGGGGCATTCATGTCAATGATTGGAAGCCGTTTATTAAGTGAAATCGTTTTGGAGCAAAAAATTGTCAGTCCGAAAGATATTCTTGAAAGATTGGATGAGAAAGTTAAGTTGGCTCTAAGACAAGAAACAACTGATAATAATGACGGAATGGACATGACACTGTGTATGATTGAAAAAGAAGATAATACTTTTCATATTACATATTCGGGTGCAAAATGTGATTTGTATTACTATTCAAAAAAAGATGACGATATCACGATATTATCATCTGCCAGACGATCAATAGGGGGAACAATACAAAAAAGAGGGAATATTGAATTTGACAATAAAGATTTTTTTGTTTATAATGATGACAGTATTTGGCTGTCAACAGACGGTATTATTGACCAAAATAATGCCGAAAGAAAACGTTTCGGAACACCAAGGTATATTGAAACGCTTAAAGAAGCCAAAGACCTTAGTTTAGCTGAGCAAAAGAATTTAATAGAGAAAAGATTGGCAGAATATCAAGGAGAAGAGGAACAACGTGATGATATTACAATTTGGGGTATTAAGTTTTCCGACTTAAAATGGTCATGA
- a CDS encoding tetratricopeptide repeat protein, whose protein sequence is MKKIFILIISLVSINSFAQDNQTSITAKGQDAELAYNEGVKFFLNQDLPAALGELSKAIDLRSDFGKAYYNRGVIKSELKDFESAISDLSIAVQLLPDMPKTLFARGFARVNTSDFNGAVSDFTLAIKSGYNKPNALYYRGVAHLKLKNYDEAIKDFNEAISMNENYAYAYHDRGSAKRLKGNPQGAENDYLKAVEIDPNLYFAYNNLGAVRSELKKYDEAITAYSEALNVNAEYYPSYNGRGLAKYAQGVNNLTRDKTEDAEKNFKEAIKDFEKTINFNNTFEIAHNNLGMAQLKLKNYKEAEAAFTKAIKIKADYPEAYANRGTARENLRNFTGACNDWEKAVSLGIEHADKYIKNCK, encoded by the coding sequence ATGAAAAAAATATTCATTTTAATCATAAGTCTTGTTTCGATTAACAGTTTCGCACAAGATAATCAAACATCTATAACTGCTAAGGGGCAAGATGCAGAGTTAGCTTACAATGAAGGTGTTAAATTTTTTCTTAACCAGGACCTTCCGGCAGCCCTCGGAGAGTTGTCTAAAGCAATAGATTTAAGATCTGATTTCGGCAAAGCATATTATAACAGAGGGGTAATAAAAAGTGAATTGAAAGACTTTGAAAGTGCAATATCAGATTTGTCAATTGCAGTTCAGTTATTACCGGATATGCCGAAAACTTTATTTGCACGAGGATTTGCAAGAGTTAACACTTCCGACTTCAATGGTGCAGTCAGTGATTTTACCCTTGCAATAAAATCAGGGTATAACAAACCAAATGCCCTGTATTACAGAGGGGTTGCTCATTTGAAACTTAAAAATTACGATGAGGCGATTAAAGATTTTAATGAAGCTATCAGCATGAATGAGAATTATGCCTATGCATATCACGACAGGGGAAGTGCAAAGCGACTAAAGGGAAACCCGCAAGGTGCTGAAAATGACTATCTGAAAGCTGTTGAAATTGACCCTAATTTATATTTTGCTTATAATAATTTGGGGGCTGTAAGAAGCGAACTTAAAAAATATGACGAAGCCATTACGGCTTACAGCGAAGCTTTAAATGTAAATGCAGAATATTATCCGTCATATAACGGAAGAGGGCTTGCTAAATATGCACAAGGCGTAAATAATTTAACAAGAGATAAAACAGAAGATGCAGAAAAAAACTTCAAAGAGGCAATTAAGGATTTTGAGAAAACTATAAATTTTAATAACACTTTTGAGATTGCCCATAATAACTTAGGAATGGCACAATTAAAACTCAAAAATTACAAAGAAGCCGAAGCTGCATTCACAAAAGCAATTAAAATTAAAGCTGATTATCCTGAGGCATATGCAAACAGGGGGACAGCAAGAGAAAACCTCAGAAATTTTACAGGAGCCTGTAATGATTGGGAAAAGGCAGTTTCATTAGGAATAGAACATGCTGATAAATATATTAAAAACTGCAAGTAA
- a CDS encoding zinc ribbon domain-containing protein → MAFPYSYKKSLVKSREELNENNIDLCDIQNLVNKAIQKKNPTDFKIKNQTLSFKFIAPVFNFKYSTEIKINLINNELIIDYEVNFENLVRIVLIIIILTAFFSFLSIKWFLITSALMSAGFFGISFLIIDNFIYNLILQSIDGILIKKNIPEKLSEEQVSWINDESKCSACGEDLSAVDLHCPDCGIKLKRNRHTTPLNVSKYQDRKITYHIKK, encoded by the coding sequence ATGGCTTTTCCGTATTCATATAAAAAGAGTTTAGTAAAATCAAGAGAAGAACTAAATGAGAACAATATTGACTTGTGTGACATTCAAAATCTTGTGAACAAAGCAATACAGAAAAAAAATCCGACAGACTTTAAAATAAAAAATCAAACATTATCTTTCAAATTTATTGCTCCTGTTTTTAATTTTAAATATTCAACAGAAATTAAAATAAACTTAATAAACAATGAGCTGATTATTGATTACGAAGTCAATTTTGAAAATTTAGTTCGAATTGTTCTCATTATAATTATCCTTACCGCTTTTTTTTCTTTTCTTTCAATTAAATGGTTTTTAATTACTTCTGCTCTAATGTCAGCAGGCTTTTTTGGGATTAGTTTTTTAATAATTGATAATTTTATTTATAATTTGATATTACAATCTATAGACGGTATTCTTATTAAAAAAAATATTCCGGAAAAATTATCGGAGGAACAGGTTTCTTGGATAAATGATGAGTCAAAATGTTCTGCATGCGGAGAGGACCTTTCTGCAGTTGATTTACATTGTCCTGACTGCGGAATTAAGCTAAAAAGAAACAGGCATACAACCCCTTTGAATGTCAGTAAGTATCAAGACAGAAAAATCACTTATCATATTAAGAAGTGA
- a CDS encoding YfiR family protein — translation MKLRLMGNIKKIFTIIMLVMIAVTSTRKMFSQTDSEKRAMWIFNIASGTTWENGSTVPKYVIGVFSSETEYNEIKKIAEKRTVKGKAVEVYRYSKLEEINPNHIIYITKNENAHLELVCNKLKNKNVLIISDRSEQPEYSVFNLCKSNTSEPFNINTKLAKEQNLELSASIFKDRRKQSGYTEDAS, via the coding sequence ATGAAATTACGTTTAATGGGAAATATTAAAAAAATTTTTACAATTATAATGTTAGTTATGATTGCCGTAACATCTACCCGGAAAATGTTTTCGCAAACAGATAGTGAAAAAAGGGCAATGTGGATTTTTAATATTGCATCGGGTACAACATGGGAAAACGGATCAACTGTCCCAAAATATGTTATCGGTGTGTTCTCCTCGGAAACTGAATATAATGAGATAAAAAAAATAGCAGAAAAACGAACCGTAAAAGGCAAGGCTGTTGAAGTATACAGATATTCAAAATTAGAAGAAATTAATCCAAATCATATTATTTATATCACAAAAAATGAAAATGCACATTTAGAGCTTGTGTGCAATAAGCTTAAAAATAAAAATGTATTAATAATATCTGACAGGTCTGAGCAACCTGAGTATAGTGTATTTAATTTATGTAAATCGAACACTTCAGAACCTTTTAATATTAACACAAAACTTGCAAAAGAGCAAAACCTTGAGTTATCAGCATCAATATTCAAGGATAGGAGGAAGCAGAGTGGATATACGGAAGATGCAAGTTGA
- a CDS encoding S9 family peptidase, producing MKHLIYIFSTILLLSTACKTDNSNKASKDKEAKIISKPNLKLESDIMTPEVLWSFGRLGDVQVSPDEKTLLFGITYYDIAEDKGNRELYTMPAEGGDMKRITETAGGEYNAVWSKDGKTIYFMTYGESGMQMWKMNADGTKRTQISDIEGGISGFIISPDESKVLFAKEVDLIDDVVDKYPDLPKANARIIEDLMYRHWDTWTDSYSHIFVADFDGNSVSGELDIMKEEEFDSPLKPFGGFEEITWSPDSKTIAYTCVKKKGKEYTLSTNSDIYLYNIETKTTSNLTEGMNGYDKAPVYSPDGKKIAWESMERDGYESDKNRLFIYDFKTKEKKDYTVDFDQNIHGINWTADGKNIYTVSDYHARFQIFKLNIESNEINAVTKGDYNYRSVAVLSDKLIATKQSMSMPTEIFAIKEQGKETQLSFVNKDVLDQLELAKVEERWVKTTDGKDMLVWVIYPPHFDANKKYPALLYCQGGPQSSVSQFFSYRWNFQMMAANGYVVVAPNRRGLPSFGQEWNEQISGDYGGQNMKDYFSAIDEFKKEPFIDEDKLGAIGASYGGFSVFWLAGNHNKRFKAFIAHDGIFNFEAQYLETEEMWFANWDLGGAFWDKNNRTAQNSYANSPHKFVQNWDTPIMVIHGQKDYRIAVTQGMSAFNAAILKDVPAKFLYFPEENHWVLHPQNGILWQREFKTWLDKWLK from the coding sequence ATGAAACATCTTATATATATTTTTTCAACAATATTGTTATTGTCAACAGCGTGTAAAACCGACAATAGCAACAAGGCATCAAAAGATAAAGAAGCAAAAATTATAAGCAAGCCAAATTTAAAACTTGAAAGTGATATTATGACACCGGAGGTTCTTTGGTCATTCGGACGCTTGGGAGATGTTCAGGTCTCGCCCGATGAAAAAACTTTGCTTTTCGGAATAACATATTATGATATTGCCGAAGACAAAGGCAACAGAGAACTTTATACAATGCCGGCAGAAGGTGGTGATATGAAGCGAATTACGGAAACAGCCGGCGGAGAATATAATGCCGTTTGGAGTAAAGACGGTAAAACAATTTATTTTATGACTTACGGTGAATCCGGAATGCAAATGTGGAAAATGAATGCAGACGGAACAAAAAGAACTCAAATTTCAGATATTGAAGGCGGAATTTCAGGATTTATCATTTCTCCGGATGAAAGCAAAGTTTTGTTTGCAAAAGAAGTTGATTTAATCGACGATGTTGTTGATAAATATCCCGATTTGCCGAAAGCAAACGCAAGAATCATAGAAGATTTAATGTATCGCCATTGGGATACTTGGACAGATTCGTACAGCCACATTTTTGTTGCTGATTTTGACGGAAATTCAGTTTCAGGAGAACTTGATATTATGAAAGAGGAAGAATTTGACTCACCTTTGAAACCTTTCGGCGGATTTGAGGAAATTACTTGGAGTCCTGACAGTAAAACAATTGCATATACTTGCGTTAAGAAAAAAGGGAAAGAATATACTTTATCAACAAATTCAGATATTTATTTGTATAATATTGAAACAAAAACAACCTCAAATTTAACAGAAGGAATGAACGGCTACGACAAAGCACCTGTTTATTCGCCTGACGGTAAAAAAATTGCATGGGAAAGCATGGAAAGAGACGGTTACGAATCGGACAAAAACAGATTGTTTATATATGATTTTAAAACAAAAGAAAAGAAAGATTATACAGTAGATTTCGACCAAAATATTCACGGAATAAATTGGACGGCAGACGGAAAAAACATTTATACCGTAAGTGACTATCATGCACGTTTTCAAATTTTCAAATTAAATATTGAAAGCAATGAAATAAATGCCGTAACAAAAGGCGATTATAATTACCGTTCTGTTGCTGTTCTGTCGGATAAATTGATTGCAACAAAACAATCAATGTCGATGCCTACGGAGATTTTTGCAATTAAGGAACAAGGCAAAGAAACTCAACTAAGTTTTGTAAATAAAGATGTATTAGATCAATTAGAACTTGCAAAAGTTGAAGAGCGTTGGGTTAAAACAACCGACGGAAAAGATATGTTGGTGTGGGTAATTTATCCTCCCCATTTTGATGCAAATAAAAAATACCCTGCATTGTTGTATTGTCAAGGCGGTCCGCAATCGTCAGTCAGTCAGTTCTTTTCTTATCGCTGGAATTTTCAAATGATGGCAGCAAACGGCTATGTTGTTGTAGCTCCCAACCGCAGAGGATTACCTAGTTTCGGGCAAGAATGGAATGAACAAATAAGCGGAGATTACGGCGGGCAAAATATGAAAGATTATTTTTCGGCAATTGACGAATTTAAAAAAGAACCTTTTATTGATGAGGATAAACTCGGGGCAATCGGGGCAAGTTACGGAGGGTTTTCTGTTTTTTGGCTTGCCGGAAATCATAATAAAAGATTTAAAGCATTTATTGCACATGACGGAATTTTTAATTTTGAAGCACAATATCTCGAAACCGAAGAAATGTGGTTTGCAAATTGGGATTTAGGCGGTGCTTTTTGGGATAAAAATAACAGAACTGCACAAAATTCTTATGCAAATTCACCGCATAAATTTGTGCAAAATTGGGATACGCCGATTATGGTTATTCACGGACAAAAAGATTACAGAATTGCCGTAACGCAAGGAATGAGTGCTTTTAATGCTGCAATTTTAAAAGATGTGCCGGCAAAATTCCTTTATTTCCCGGAAGAAAATCATTGGGTATTGCATCCGCAAAACGGAATACTTTGGCAAAGAGAATTTAAAACTTGGTTGGATAAATGGCTTAAGTAA